One window of the Endomicrobium proavitum genome contains the following:
- the secD gene encoding protein translocase subunit SecD encodes MGKINFKLWVTAVLLVFSVWALYPSVKWSQMSAEKKETAEKEKDTILNRVIRLGLDLKGGTHLLLEVDSSKLDENVKVSDAIDRAIEIIRNRIDEFGVAEPMIARQGDKWIVVQLPGIKDPKAAKELLGKTALLEFRIVDNSKEAGQALALLSDKGITPKEYRANPSKYNDITKLLPAGSSIYESKDASGYYVLDKAVLTGASLVNAKVELNGQFGMPHVSIEFNKDGAKTFADVTGKYRERNLAIVLDDVVQSAPRINSRIPDGKAIIEGNFTADDAKLLATVLRAGALPAPVKVIEERTVGPSLGNDSIQKGFMAAIVGVLAVLLFMIVYYRTSGVIASIALVINLVALMAFMAYFQFTLTLPGVAGIALTLAMAVDANVLILERIREELSSGKTSRVAVDAGYQKVFWTIFDANLTTLIAAVFLFQFGTGPIKGFAVTLSIGLIISMFTAIVVTKLIYEFLFKENLIVKFKI; translated from the coding sequence ATGGGCAAGATTAACTTTAAGTTGTGGGTCACCGCAGTTTTGTTGGTGTTTTCAGTGTGGGCGCTTTACCCGTCGGTAAAATGGTCGCAAATGTCGGCTGAAAAGAAGGAAACCGCAGAAAAAGAAAAAGACACAATTCTTAACAGAGTCATAAGGCTCGGTTTAGATTTAAAAGGCGGAACGCATTTGCTTTTGGAAGTGGACTCGTCAAAGCTTGACGAAAACGTCAAAGTAAGCGACGCTATTGACAGAGCTATAGAAATTATCAGAAACAGAATAGACGAGTTTGGCGTTGCCGAACCTATGATAGCAAGACAGGGCGATAAATGGATAGTGGTTCAGCTGCCGGGCATTAAGGACCCTAAAGCCGCCAAAGAGCTGCTTGGTAAAACCGCGCTGTTAGAATTTAGAATAGTAGATAATAGCAAAGAAGCCGGACAGGCTTTAGCGCTTTTGTCGGACAAAGGCATTACTCCTAAAGAATACAGAGCCAATCCTTCAAAATATAACGATATAACAAAACTTCTTCCCGCAGGTTCTTCAATTTACGAAAGTAAAGACGCAAGCGGATATTACGTTTTAGACAAAGCTGTTTTAACCGGAGCTTCTTTGGTTAACGCTAAAGTTGAACTTAACGGACAGTTCGGCATGCCGCACGTATCTATAGAGTTTAACAAAGACGGCGCAAAAACTTTTGCGGATGTTACCGGAAAATACAGAGAAAGAAATCTTGCGATAGTGCTTGACGACGTAGTTCAGTCCGCGCCAAGAATTAATTCAAGAATTCCCGACGGAAAAGCAATAATAGAAGGCAACTTTACCGCTGACGACGCTAAACTTCTTGCAACGGTTTTAAGAGCCGGAGCGCTTCCGGCGCCGGTAAAAGTTATTGAAGAAAGAACCGTAGGACCTTCTCTTGGAAACGATTCAATACAGAAAGGCTTTATGGCGGCAATAGTCGGAGTTTTGGCGGTTTTATTGTTTATGATTGTTTATTACCGCACTTCGGGAGTTATTGCAAGCATAGCTCTTGTTATAAACCTTGTGGCGCTTATGGCTTTTATGGCATATTTTCAGTTTACGCTTACGCTTCCGGGCGTTGCGGGTATAGCATTAACTCTTGCAATGGCTGTTGACGCAAACGTTCTAATTCTTGAGAGAATCAGGGAAGAACTTTCAAGCGGAAAAACTTCGCGCGTTGCGGTTGACGCCGGATATCAAAAAGTTTTTTGGACAATTTTTGACGCAAATCTTACCACTTTGATAGCGGCGGTTTTTTTATTCCAGTTTGGAACCGGACCAATAAAAGGTTTTGCCGTAACTCTTTCAATAGGTCTTATAATAAGCATGTTCACGGCGATAGTTGTAACAAAGCTTATATACGAATTTCTGTTTAAAGAAAATTTAATTGTAAAATTTAAAATATAA
- the yajC gene encoding preprotein translocase subunit YajC, with the protein MEKSIFSAVLVLVFAASAFAQGEAAQGGLFGGGMGGLLPLILIFVFFYLFLLRPQQKKAKEHAKLLNALKKDDRVITSGGVYATVVSVKGNIIEAKIADGVNIQIAKQSIGTVITKQEEDAAQVEVVKK; encoded by the coding sequence ATGGAAAAGAGTATTTTTTCGGCAGTTTTAGTATTGGTTTTTGCGGCATCTGCTTTCGCGCAAGGCGAAGCGGCGCAGGGCGGACTTTTCGGCGGCGGCATGGGCGGATTGTTGCCGCTTATTTTAATTTTTGTTTTTTTCTACTTGTTCCTTTTAAGACCGCAGCAGAAAAAAGCTAAAGAACACGCGAAACTTTTAAATGCGTTGAAAAAAGACGACAGAGTAATTACCTCTGGCGGAGTTTATGCAACCGTCGTATCCGTTAAAGGAAACATCATTGAAGCTAAAATTGCCGACGGAGTAAATATACAAATTGCAAAACAGTCTATAGGCACCGTAATTACAAAACAGGAAGAAGACGCAGCGCAGGTTGAAGTTGTAAAAAAATAA
- the tgt gene encoding tRNA guanosine(34) transglycosylase Tgt, with protein sequence MAEVGSYKLIKKSSQCKARLGQVYTTRGVIDTPVFMPVGTQGTVKGVPNEDLQNSGAQIILANSYHLYLRPGTEIIKKAGGIQKFNSWNRPMLTDSGGFQIFSLNEIRKLTEDGAKFQSHIDGSSHFFSPEKSMQIQKDIGADIIMCFDECTPYPATYKYAKNSMELSLRWAKRCREEFYKDDACKTQSLFGIIQGSTYEDLRKISAQEMTEMNFTGYAIGGVSVGEPKEEKEKVIETVEPYLPENKARYLMGVGMPEDLWEGVSRGIDMFDCVIPTRNGRNGQVFTSMGKINIRNAEFKEDFTSLDPQCNCPTCKGYSKAYLNHLVRAQESLYLGLLSLHNIYFMINLMSKIRKSLENDTFLEAKKEFFENYYSRGTR encoded by the coding sequence ATGGCGGAAGTAGGCTCGTATAAATTAATTAAAAAATCATCGCAGTGCAAAGCGCGCCTGGGACAGGTTTACACTACAAGAGGCGTTATTGACACTCCCGTATTTATGCCCGTGGGAACTCAAGGCACGGTAAAAGGCGTGCCCAACGAAGACTTGCAAAATTCGGGCGCGCAGATAATTTTGGCAAACTCCTATCACTTATACCTTCGTCCGGGAACGGAAATAATAAAAAAAGCCGGCGGCATACAAAAATTTAATTCGTGGAACCGCCCCATGCTTACCGATTCCGGCGGGTTTCAAATTTTCAGCCTTAACGAAATAAGAAAACTTACCGAAGACGGCGCGAAGTTTCAATCTCATATAGACGGTTCGTCGCACTTTTTTTCTCCCGAAAAATCCATGCAGATTCAAAAAGATATAGGCGCGGATATTATAATGTGTTTTGACGAGTGCACTCCTTACCCTGCAACTTACAAATACGCGAAAAATTCCATGGAGTTAAGTTTAAGATGGGCAAAAAGATGCAGAGAAGAATTTTATAAAGACGACGCTTGTAAAACCCAGTCGCTGTTTGGAATTATTCAGGGTTCAACTTATGAAGATTTAAGAAAAATAAGCGCTCAAGAAATGACTGAAATGAATTTTACGGGGTATGCAATCGGCGGCGTTTCCGTAGGAGAACCGAAAGAAGAAAAAGAAAAAGTTATAGAAACCGTAGAGCCGTATTTGCCTGAAAATAAAGCAAGGTATTTAATGGGCGTAGGAATGCCGGAAGATTTATGGGAAGGCGTCAGCCGCGGCATAGATATGTTTGACTGCGTTATACCTACAAGAAACGGACGCAACGGACAAGTTTTTACAAGCATGGGCAAAATTAACATAAGAAACGCGGAGTTTAAAGAAGATTTTACTTCGTTAGACCCGCAGTGCAATTGTCCTACGTGTAAGGGGTATTCCAAAGCGTATCTTAACCACTTGGTAAGAGCGCAGGAAAGCCTTTATTTGGGACTTTTATCTTTACATAATATTTATTTTATGATAAACTTGATGTCTAAAATAAGAAAATCATTGGAAAACGATACATTTCTTGAAGCAAAAAAAGAGTTTTTTGAGAACTATTATTCAAGAGGAACTCGCTAA
- a CDS encoding HD domain-containing protein produces MKENEYKFSNVTLAEVKSNPIVNTFIKSANDYLGIIGYTEHGIRHVSLVASIAENVLLYLDYPKRLQELASIAGYLHDIGNVVNRKDHGQSAALISMRLLKDMGATPDEAALVISAIGNHEEEVGDPVNPVAAALILADKSDVHKTRVRAADGDFDIHDRVNDAVERSFLKVLKEKKIISLQLTIDTQKSQVMEYFEIFMSRMLMCRRAANFLDCNFELIINERKLL; encoded by the coding sequence ATGAAAGAGAACGAATATAAATTTTCAAACGTAACGCTTGCGGAAGTTAAAAGCAACCCCATAGTCAATACGTTTATAAAATCCGCAAACGATTATCTAGGCATAATCGGCTACACCGAGCACGGTATAAGGCACGTAAGCCTTGTGGCGTCCATTGCCGAGAACGTTCTTTTATACCTTGATTATCCTAAAAGGCTGCAAGAGCTTGCTTCCATAGCCGGCTATCTGCACGATATAGGAAACGTAGTCAACAGAAAAGATCACGGGCAGTCCGCGGCGTTAATATCAATGAGGCTTCTTAAAGATATGGGGGCAACTCCCGACGAAGCGGCTCTTGTAATTTCCGCAATAGGAAATCACGAGGAAGAAGTCGGTGACCCTGTTAACCCCGTTGCGGCCGCTTTAATTTTAGCCGATAAATCGGACGTTCATAAAACAAGAGTCCGCGCCGCCGATGGAGATTTTGACATTCACGACAGAGTCAACGACGCAGTGGAGCGTTCTTTTTTGAAAGTGTTAAAAGAGAAAAAAATAATATCGTTACAGCTTACAATTGACACGCAAAAGTCGCAGGTAATGGAATACTTTGAAATTTTTATGTCCAGAATGCTTATGTGCAGAAGAGCGGCGAATTTTCTGGATTGTAATTTTGAATTAATAATAAACGAGAGGAAATTACTCTAA
- a CDS encoding HD domain-containing protein: protein MSFEDIKKNPEIKTYLDFTDKAFVRMGYKEHGQNHARYAAERAEYVLKELGYDQKDQELAKVAAYLHDIGNVISKHDHAHSGAIMFLNFVDEKDFDEDVYAVATAIGNHEDKDTDPISAVAAAIVLGDKTDVRHERLRTDEVKKSDKHSKVIAACKRTDLVADKDAKTISLIIEIDTGICSVMDYFEIFIARTNFCRRASRVLGCNFQLYINEDKLL from the coding sequence ATGAGTTTTGAAGACATTAAGAAAAACCCCGAAATAAAAACTTATCTTGATTTTACGGATAAGGCTTTTGTGCGCATGGGTTATAAAGAGCACGGGCAAAATCACGCCCGTTATGCCGCCGAAAGAGCCGAATATGTTTTAAAAGAGCTCGGATACGACCAAAAAGATCAGGAACTTGCAAAAGTTGCCGCTTATCTTCACGATATAGGAAACGTTATTTCCAAACACGACCACGCTCACAGCGGCGCGATAATGTTTTTGAATTTTGTAGATGAAAAAGATTTTGACGAAGACGTTTACGCGGTCGCTACGGCAATAGGAAATCATGAAGATAAAGATACCGACCCTATCTCGGCGGTTGCCGCAGCCATTGTCTTGGGCGATAAAACAGACGTCCGCCACGAAAGGCTTAGAACCGACGAAGTAAAAAAATCCGATAAACATTCTAAAGTTATAGCGGCTTGTAAGAGAACAGATCTTGTTGCAGATAAAGACGCAAAAACTATTTCGCTGATTATAGAGATAGACACAGGCATTTGCAGCGTTATGGATTATTTTGAAATTTTTATTGCAAGAACCAACTTTTGCCGGCGAGCCAGCCGCGTTTTAGGATGTAATTTTCAACTCTATATTAACGAGGATAAATTACTGTAA